In one window of Tubulanus polymorphus chromosome 3, tnTubPoly1.2, whole genome shotgun sequence DNA:
- the LOC141902102 gene encoding uncharacterized protein LOC141902102 — protein sequence MTTPSETARVYGPLGLITPVTILAKKLTQNLWKSGLDWDEPLSLELRDQWAVISRDLSISTSCFLPRAYFDFGIIGKKCELHVFGDASKSAYGAVGYLKVEGKTSFVISKNRVSPIKVRTIPEMELMAALLASRLATYIKESMDSRLHIDTHIWSDSQIVLSWINSDRQLSTFVKNRILEIRRLTSKCMSYWHYCNSESNPADLLSRGVFADTLTSCELWWKGPTWLSESRLPNFHFDTVHCANNSFVTVTATSVGSNTCYGIHKAMDIDSFNSLNDLLRVTFRVYRFVNMLLRKSFVPLSDPITVEEREFAENQWVFGIQSDMERDSCNKHDHCYGVG from the coding sequence atgacaacaccgagTGAAACGGCCAGGGTTTACGGACCACTAGGATTAATTACTCCAGTCACTATTTTAGCAAAGAAACTTACTCAGAATTTGTGGAAATCCGGTCTTGACTGGGATGAACCTTTATCTTTGGAGCTTCGTGATCAATGGGCAGTTATTTCACGTGATTTATCTATTAGTACTAGTTGTTTTTTGCCCAGAGCATATTTTGATTTCGGGATCATCGGTAAGAAGTGTGAACTTCATGTTTTCGGTGATGCAAGCAAGTCAGCCTATGGGGCCGTTGGGTATCTCAAGGTTGAGGGCAAGACATCATTTGTCATTTCTAAGAATAGGGTATCTCCTATCAAAGTGAGAACAATTCCAGAAATGGAACTCATGGCTGCCTTGCTCGCATCACGTTTGGCTACTTACATTAAAGAATCGATGGATTCTCGACTACATATTGATACACATATTTGGTCTGATAGCCAAATTGTTCTGTCCTGGATTAATTCCGATAGACAATTGAGTACGTTTGTTAAGAATCGGATTTTAGAAATCCGAAGGTTGACCTCTAAATGCATGTCATACTGGCATTACTGTAACAGTGAAAGTAATCCTGCAGATCTTCTTTCACGTGGGGTTTTTGCGGATACTCTTACTTCGTGTGAATTATGGTGGAAAGGGCCGACATGGCTATCAGAGTCTCGGCTAccaaattttcatttcgatACTGTTCATTGCGCAAATAATTCTTTCGTTACTGTTACAGCTACGTCAGTTGGATCGAATACTTGTTACGGTATACATAAGGCTATGGATATTGATAGCTTTAATTCGTTGAATGACCTGTTGAGAGTGACGTTTCGTGTATACAGATTTGTAAATATGTTACTGCGTAAAAGTTTTGTCCCTCTTTCAGATCCAATCACTGTAGAAGAACGCGAATTCGCGGAGAATCAATGGGTGTTCGGTATTCAGAGTGATATGGAACGCGATTCATGCAATAAACATGACCATTGTTACGGCGTAGGATAA